The Brassica oleracea var. oleracea cultivar TO1000 chromosome C7, BOL, whole genome shotgun sequence sequence ACCCATGTATTGCCCTTGAGGCCCACTCCTAGTGTTTGGACAGTTTGCAGAAACATGACCAGTGTTTCCACAGACATCGCAGCTCATAGCACCACCACCACCATGAGGCCTAGCGCCATTGCTAGACTGATTCCCATATTGATCTGATTGGTTTGCAGGTAAACCAAACTCCCTTCTTTCCACTGATGAGACATCTCTTGTTCCTGAGGTTCCAACACCAGAGCTGCCAGCCTCAGCGGTCCTGAGTTTCTCCATAGCATCTAGAATAGTCCTGGTATCTGATGAGTAGTTTACCTTGTCTACTTTCACAACCGTTGCTTTCACCGTAGGTTCATCCCCATACGTCTCTTCTTTAACCTTCAGCTTGAAGATGTATTTGGTAAAAGCAACCTTACGGATGATATCTTCAAACTTTTCCTCATCATTGTGCTCATGCTTCACATAATACAAATCTTTAGCAGGCATCCCCATTATCTCCTCACCAGCCTCTTGAAACGCTGTGACCCAAGTCAGACCTGTATGGTCCTGCAACTGGAGCTGCAGTATATACCTGTAGTCACACTCATCCACGCACTTATCACACTTCTCGCACCGCCACGTCCCGTCTCCGTTGTCAGTCACCTTTTTGTTGCACTGACGATCACCGTTCATGAGAGGACAAGCCGTGTAGTAGAAGTTGTCCACCTTCATGTATATAATAGTGGCGTTGACTGTGATCCAGTCAGCCTTCTCCGAGGTCCCTAGCTTCTCGTCTTTGATTTGAGAGATTGTTTTGCGGACATCTACTCTGCCGCCACCGGTGAACTCTCTCGATATGGAGATGCAAGGGGCGCTCCTTCCTTCTCTAGCAAACCATTCCTTAAGCTTCTGAGCTTCAGCGAGGTCTGGCTCAACGAAGAGCTGGCTTGACCCAATGGTGCTCACCGCCTTACCATTAAACTCGCTGACCCTCCCCGCCTTAACTGCAAGAACAGGAAACTCACCAGAGTCGCAGAGACTCTGCAGCTTCTGTCCCTCTGCGTTGCAGAAGCTACCCCACATGGTTACCTCAACGCTTCGACCAGACATGTCCTTCAGCTGAAGAGATCTCTTCTGCGTCTCGGTACCCGTTTTCTTCATTATTGTTCCAGTGGGGCTGATGGACGAGACAACGCCAATCACATCGATGATGCTGTTAGTCTCCATGCTCTCGATATCACCTATAGGACGGAAGTTGTATTGATTCTGAGGGATGGCAGCGTCCTCCTCGTGGCATTGCTGTACCGTTGACGCGTTGTCCAGCGAGATTTCGTAGTCGTTAGGGAGATGGTTGAACTTCCTCTGAGCGGGACGGAGGTTCCCCCTTGAGATTAGGTAAAGGTTGCCGACGACGATCTGGTCAAAGAACTGGTCAGCAACGGCGTTGAAGCAAGTGACTCTTATCTCTCCACCATCAGCGTCGAGAAGATCGAAGCTGAACACTTTCCCACCGCCGCGTGGGTTGTTGTAAGTCCTGAGATCTCCTTTGCTCGTGACCCTGGCTTTGATGGTCCACCTGCCTGAGTAAGGGTTAAGAGCATTGATGGGAATGATCCTAGGAGGTGCCTCGTTCCTCGCCACTGGTCCCCTGTTCTGATACATTGGTGGTGGTGGCTGGTGGCGCTGGAGAGGATAAGTGGGTGGAGGGTCACGCACAAGACCTGCAGATGGATTGTTGTATGATCCAGGTAGACTAGAACCAGAACCATACACTTGTTGTCTCTGTTGGCCAATACCTGCATGACTCGTCCCTGTCCCGTTGTTGTTGATTTGACGACCACCAGACAAATCACTCCTACCATGTTGCTCAAAACTAGAACCAGAACCAGAACCAGAACCAAACACTTGTCGTCTCTGTTGACCAACAAGACTTGTCCCTGTCTCGGTGCTGTTGATTTGACGAGCACAACTCACATCAGTCCTACCGTGTTGCTCATAACTAGTGTTACCAGAGTCTCCTCCATGCTGTTCATTAGCCTTTCGCCCTCGTGCATGATCTCCAATAATATCAGACTTCGTTGTAATCACTTCCAATTGCGCAATAACAACAATCCTAACATCAATCAAACAAAACAAAACAAAAAGCTTTTTTCACTAAAGATCCAAACTTTATAACCACAACTAATTATCATTCAACAAATACAAATGAAATGATCTTACTTTTTCTTCTGGATCTCACTACAGACGAAATGATCGAGCCTAAGGATGGAACCGGGTTGAAGAACCCCATCTTTAACAAGAGGGTTGAGAGTAACCCCCAGCATCCCCTGAATAAAGGCCGTCCCGTCTGATAACAAGACCCTAATCCTCTCCTTGGACGGTTCTTGCTGAGCCGTGAACAGCTTCAATTCCGTCACTTGAAGAACCGGCTTCATCTGTTCATGGTTCTTCACTCTATCGTTTCTTATCATCTCGATTACCCCCGCCGTCAGAATCTCCCCCATCGAATTCGATTTGAACCCACAACCGGAAAACGAGAAAAGGATTGAACTTTGTGAATTGAGGAGAGGGGAAGATTTGGATTAAAAACGATGAAGAAGAAGCCCTAGAGAGTGGAAAAGGTGCCAACTTTACGCTCCTTTCGATTGAGAGAGAGGGAAACCGAAAAGGTTCGTAATTGCATATCTCAAAATTCCCGTGCAAGCTTCGTTAGGCCCATTATGTTATGGCAAAGGCCCATTTACAGGCAAATAAAACATGTAGCAAGTGTACTGCTGAGTCAGCAGAAATCTGATCTCACCAATCTCAACGTTGAGCACCTCTGTCTGAAAAAACAAAAACATTATTTTAATTTCTCATTCACCAACTAAAACTGTCGTAACGACAAGAGAGAGTCAAAGAAAGGGCAACCGATTTGGTTTTTCCGGTGAACCGTCGTGGTTCCATGTTTCGATCACCGTGAAAGAAATGGATA is a genomic window containing:
- the LOC106306439 gene encoding replication protein A 70 kDa DNA-binding subunit E is translated as MGEILTAGVIEMIRNDRVKNHEQMKPVLQVTELKLFTAQQEPSKERIRVLLSDGTAFIQGMLGVTLNPLVKDGVLQPGSILRLDHFVCSEIQKKKIVVIAQLEVITTKSDIIGDHARGRKANEQHGGDSGNTSYEQHGRTDVSCARQINSTETGTSLVGQQRRQVFGSGSGSGSSFEQHGRSDLSGGRQINNNGTGTSHAGIGQQRQQVYGSGSSLPGSYNNPSAGLVRDPPPTYPLQRHQPPPPMYQNRGPVARNEAPPRIIPINALNPYSGRWTIKARVTSKGDLRTYNNPRGGGKVFSFDLLDADGGEIRVTCFNAVADQFFDQIVVGNLYLISRGNLRPAQRKFNHLPNDYEISLDNASTVQQCHEEDAAIPQNQYNFRPIGDIESMETNSIIDVIGVVSSISPTGTIMKKTGTETQKRSLQLKDMSGRSVEVTMWGSFCNAEGQKLQSLCDSGEFPVLAVKAGRVSEFNGKAVSTIGSSQLFVEPDLAEAQKLKEWFAREGRSAPCISISREFTGGGRVDVRKTISQIKDEKLGTSEKADWITVNATIIYMKVDNFYYTACPLMNGDRQCNKKVTDNGDGTWRCEKCDKCVDECDYRYILQLQLQDHTGLTWVTAFQEAGEEIMGMPAKDLYYVKHEHNDEEKFEDIIRKVAFTKYIFKLKVKEETYGDEPTVKATVVKVDKVNYSSDTRTILDAMEKLRTAEAGSSGVGTSGTRDVSSVERREFGLPANQSDQYGNQSSNGARPHGGGGAMSCDVCGNTGHVSANCPNTRSGPQGQYMGGGSYGGSGSYGGGLPRQHVGSY